A genomic region of Cannabis sativa cultivar Pink pepper isolate KNU-18-1 chromosome 1, ASM2916894v1, whole genome shotgun sequence contains the following coding sequences:
- the LOC115705123 gene encoding protein phosphatase 2C 37, whose product MMAGICCGVVGESEASAAIETSSSRTMKRRKMELLTYKFISDVTVPSAAAAVEARSIKRQKLDLHPSISSSAVDCVKGSMVESCEVKSFTDANSDGLRLKNCNVVCDDSISVQVDGKEEFQVENPKYGVTSVCGRRRDMEDAVSAHPYLTNHVEGSVANGCHFYGVFDGHGCSHVAMKCKERLHEIVKEELEGDESKSPQWTETMERSFTRMDKEVQAWNESDKISNCRCELQTPRCDAVGSTAVVSVVTPEKIIVSNCGDSRAVLCRSGVAIPLSSDHKPDRPDELVRIENAGGRVIYWDGARVLGMLAMSRAIGDNYLKPYVIPDPEVTITDRTEDDECLILASDGLWDVVSNETACGVARMCLRAQKPPPPPPRSPGGKEEAERVVADSAAESSDKACSDASILLTKLALARHSTDNVSVVVVDLRRERHRRL is encoded by the exons ATGATGGCTGGAATTTGCTGTGGAGTTGTAGGAGAGAGTGAGGCCTCGGCCGCTATTGAGACGAGCAGTTCTCGGACCATGAAACGTCGAAAAATGGAGCTCCTTACATACAAGTTCATCTCCGATGTGACCGTACCATCGGCGGCAGCGGCGGTGGAGGCTCGCTCTATTAAGCGGCAGAAACTGGACCTACATCCTTCGATTTCTTCGTCAGCTGTAGATTGCGTGAAGGGATCTATGGTGGAAAGTTGTGAAGTGAAATCCTTTACGGATGCTAACAGTGATGGTTTGCGTTTAAAGAATTGTAACGTGGTGTGTGATGACTCGATTTCGGTTCAAGTGGATGGGAAGGAGGAGTTTCaggtagaaaaccctaagtaTGGCGTGACTTCTGTCTGTGGCCGGAGAAGAGATATGGAAGATGCTGTTTCTGCTCACCCTTACTTAACGAACCATGTGGAAGGTTCGGTTGCTAATGGATGCCATTTCTATGGCGTTTTCGATGGTCATGGTTGCTCTCAT gTTGCTATGAAGTGCAAAGAACGGTTGCATGAAATCGTTAAGGAAGAGCTTGAAGGCGATGAATCAAAATCTCCTCAGTGGACAGAAACGATGGAGCGTAGCTTCACACGTATGGACAAGGAAGTCCAGGCGTGGAATGAAAGCGATAAGATCTCAAACTGTCGATGCGAACTTCAGACCCCACGATGCGATGCCGTCGGATCTACCGCCGTTGTTTCGGTCGTAACCCCGGAGAAGATCATCGTTTCTAATTGCGGCGATTCCAGGGCTGTTCTTTGCCGAAGCGGCGTTGCTATTCCTCTTTCCTCCGACCACAAG CCTGATCGACCCGACGAGCTGGTTCGAATCGAAAACGCTGGAGGGCGCGTTATTTACTGGGACGGCGCGCGAGTCCTTGGAATGCTTGCGATGTCGCGAGCGATTGGCGACAATTATTTGAAGCCGTACGTGATACCGGATCCGGAGGTAACAATCACGGACCGAACAGAGGACGACGAGTGCCTGATCTTGGCGAGCGACGGACTGTGGGATGTGGTGTCGAACGAAACGGCTTGTGGCGTGGCTCGCATGTGCTTGAGAGCTCAGAAGCCACCGCCGCCGCCTCCTAGGTCACCAGGTGGCAAAGAGGAAGCCGAGCGGGTCGTAGCCGACTCGGCCGCCGAGAGCTCCGATAAGGCTTGTTCGGATGCATCTATATTGCTAACTAAGCTCGCCTTGGCTAGGCATAGTACGGATAACGTCAGTGTCGTTGTTGTGGATTTAAGAAGAGAACGACATCGACGACTATAG